The Amycolatopsis sp. DG1A-15b genome window below encodes:
- the gatB gene encoding Asp-tRNA(Asn)/Glu-tRNA(Gln) amidotransferase subunit GatB has translation MTAVAELMDYADVVERFNPVLGLEVHVELNTNTKMFCGCPNEFGGEPNTKVCPTCLGLPGALPAVNGKAVEGAIRIGLALNCEIAEWCRFARKNYFYPDMPKNFQTSQYDEPIAFNGYLDVTLDDGEVVRVQIERAHMEEDTGKSLHVGGATGRIHGAEHSLLDYNRAGVPLIEIVTKPIEGTGERAPEVARAYVSALRDLLRALDVSDVRMDQGSLRCDANVSLMAKDATEFGTRTETKNVNSLRSVERAVRYEMTRQAAILAEGGSIKQETRHFQEADGTTSPGRTKETAEDYRYFPEPDLVPIAPSREWVEELRGTLPEMPSERRKRIQREWSLSDEALRDLLNVGAVELVAATVEAGASPDDARGWWVNTLAQEANAREVELAELAITPAQVAEVIGLVTSGELTNKLAKEVVQGVLAGEGEPREVVEKRGLKVVSDDSALLAAVDEALAAQPDVAEKIRGGKVAAAGAIVGAVMKATKGQADAKRVRELIIERVGS, from the coding sequence GTGACTGCCGTGGCCGAGTTGATGGACTACGCCGACGTCGTCGAGCGGTTCAACCCCGTGCTCGGGCTCGAGGTGCACGTCGAGCTGAACACGAACACGAAGATGTTCTGCGGCTGCCCGAACGAGTTCGGCGGCGAGCCGAACACGAAGGTCTGCCCGACCTGCCTCGGCCTGCCCGGCGCGTTGCCGGCGGTCAACGGCAAGGCGGTCGAGGGGGCCATCCGGATCGGTCTCGCGCTGAACTGCGAGATCGCCGAGTGGTGCCGGTTCGCGCGGAAGAACTACTTCTACCCGGACATGCCGAAGAACTTCCAGACCTCGCAGTACGACGAGCCGATCGCCTTCAACGGCTACCTCGACGTCACGCTCGACGACGGCGAGGTCGTGCGCGTTCAGATCGAGCGCGCGCACATGGAGGAGGACACCGGCAAGTCGCTGCACGTCGGCGGCGCCACCGGGCGGATCCACGGTGCCGAGCACTCGCTGCTCGACTACAACCGGGCCGGCGTACCGTTGATCGAAATCGTGACGAAGCCGATCGAAGGCACCGGTGAGCGGGCGCCAGAGGTCGCGCGGGCGTACGTGAGCGCGCTGCGGGACCTGCTTCGCGCGCTCGACGTTTCCGACGTCCGGATGGACCAGGGCTCGCTGCGGTGCGACGCGAACGTCTCGCTGATGGCGAAGGACGCGACCGAGTTCGGGACCCGCACCGAGACGAAGAACGTCAACTCGCTGCGCAGCGTCGAGCGCGCCGTCCGCTACGAGATGACGCGGCAGGCGGCGATCCTCGCCGAGGGCGGTTCGATCAAGCAGGAGACGCGGCACTTCCAGGAGGCCGACGGCACCACTTCGCCGGGCCGCACCAAGGAGACCGCTGAGGACTACCGGTACTTCCCGGAGCCCGACCTGGTCCCGATCGCGCCGTCGCGCGAATGGGTCGAGGAACTGCGGGGGACGCTGCCGGAGATGCCTTCGGAGCGGCGGAAGCGGATCCAGCGGGAATGGTCGCTTTCCGACGAAGCCCTGCGTGACCTGCTGAACGTCGGCGCCGTCGAGCTCGTCGCGGCCACCGTCGAGGCCGGCGCGTCGCCGGACGACGCCCGTGGCTGGTGGGTCAACACCCTCGCCCAGGAGGCCAACGCCCGCGAGGTCGAGCTGGCCGAGCTGGCGATCACCCCGGCCCAGGTGGCCGAGGTGATCGGGCTGGTCACGTCCGGGGAGCTGACGAACAAGCTGGCGAAGGAAGTCGTCCAGGGCGTGCTCGCCGGCGAGGGCGAGCCGCGGGAAGTCGTCGAGAAGCGTGGGCTGAAGGTCGTCTCGGACGACTCGGCGCTGCTCGCGGCGGTCGACGAGGCACTGGCGGCGCAGCCGGACGTCGCGGAAAAGATCCGCGGCGGGAAGGTCGCCGCGGCGGGCGCGATCGTCGGTGCGGTCATGAAGGCGACCAAGGGGCAAGCCGACGCCAAGCGGGTCCGGGAGCTGATCATCGAGCGCGTCGGTTCTTGA
- a CDS encoding Gfo/Idh/MocA family oxidoreductase yields MAVIGTGAIAESHRTAFEAHHEDVDIVAAADVDEARVAAFCAGTEHAKPYGDLDVLLAEQEPDLVSICTPPSLHVEQTKKALESGAWVWCEKPPCRSLAEYDEMTVSERDGGPYAAFVYQQRSGSAAAHFRDLLAGGELGRPLVAHCQTTWYRDAAYYAVPWRGRWETEGGGPAMGHGIHQMDLLLHLLGDWAEVRAMTARLVHDVETEDVSTALVRFESGALATVVNSVLSPDEVSRIRIDCELATTELTHLYGHGVKDWRYTPAPHVAEDAVERWHTPADDVDSSHAAAFSPILAAYRAGRRPPCSGDDGRQVLEFIAALYKSASTGVGVRRGEIGPGDAFYRSMAGVEGGARG; encoded by the coding sequence GTGGCCGTCATCGGAACCGGGGCCATCGCGGAGAGTCACCGGACCGCCTTCGAGGCCCACCACGAAGACGTCGACATCGTGGCCGCCGCCGACGTCGATGAGGCGCGGGTTGCCGCGTTCTGCGCCGGGACCGAGCATGCCAAGCCGTACGGTGACCTGGACGTCCTGCTCGCCGAGCAGGAACCGGATCTCGTCTCGATCTGCACGCCGCCGAGCCTGCACGTCGAGCAGACGAAGAAGGCGCTCGAAAGCGGTGCCTGGGTCTGGTGCGAGAAGCCGCCGTGCCGGTCGCTCGCCGAGTACGACGAGATGACCGTTTCCGAGCGGGACGGCGGTCCGTACGCCGCCTTCGTCTACCAGCAGCGGTCCGGCTCGGCCGCCGCTCACTTCCGGGACCTGCTCGCCGGCGGGGAGCTGGGGCGCCCGCTCGTCGCGCACTGCCAGACCACCTGGTACCGCGATGCCGCCTACTACGCGGTCCCGTGGCGTGGGCGCTGGGAGACCGAGGGTGGCGGGCCGGCCATGGGTCACGGCATCCACCAGATGGATCTGCTGCTCCACCTGCTCGGCGACTGGGCCGAGGTGCGCGCGATGACCGCTCGGCTGGTGCACGACGTCGAGACCGAGGACGTCTCGACCGCGCTGGTCCGGTTCGAGTCGGGGGCGCTCGCGACCGTCGTCAACAGCGTCCTCTCGCCGGACGAGGTGAGCCGGATCCGGATCGACTGCGAGCTTGCCACCACCGAACTCACCCACCTTTACGGGCACGGCGTCAAGGACTGGCGCTACACCCCGGCGCCGCATGTCGCCGAGGACGCCGTCGAACGCTGGCACACCCCGGCCGACGACGTCGACAGTTCGCACGCCGCCGCGTTTTCCCCCATCCTCGCCGCCTACCGGGCCGGGCGGCGGCCGCCGTGCAGCGGGGACGACGGGCGGCAGGTTTTGGAGTTCATCGCCGCGCTGTACAAGTCCGCCTCCACCGGGGTCGGGGTGCGCCGCGGCGAAATCGGGCCTGGCGATGCCTTCTACCGCTCCATGGCCGGCGTCGAGGGAGGAGCCCGCGGATGA
- a CDS encoding PmoA family protein: MSATITVTHRHGEHVSVEAGGVQLMSYVYKPDPVAFESRKPYAHPLRTLGGRHVSGYRPADHRWHKGLQMTSSHLSGQNFWGGHTYVPGDWYQELPDRIGSMRHDEFAGFTVESDRLSFAENLTWVANGGDEWARERRDIVVHSVEPDEGAWALDWGIELTNIRDTPLVFGSPTTAGRELAGYTGLHWRGPRDFGGGRVLGPGDLEGEDLMGAQAPWLAFVGEHDGVDAHSTLVFAHAPENDKAIHESHWFVRAQEAPMVAFSWAFFDEFELPPGESFAYRYRIVVADGAWDRDRVTRYLDGHGWS; this comes from the coding sequence ATGAGTGCGACGATCACGGTGACCCACCGGCACGGCGAGCACGTGTCCGTCGAAGCGGGCGGCGTCCAGCTGATGTCCTACGTGTACAAGCCCGATCCGGTGGCCTTCGAGTCGCGCAAGCCCTACGCCCACCCGCTCCGGACCCTCGGCGGGCGGCACGTCAGCGGGTACCGGCCCGCCGACCACCGGTGGCACAAGGGCCTGCAGATGACGTCGAGCCACCTGTCCGGGCAGAACTTCTGGGGCGGCCACACCTACGTCCCCGGCGACTGGTACCAGGAGCTGCCCGACCGCATCGGGTCCATGCGGCACGACGAATTCGCGGGCTTCACCGTCGAATCCGATCGGCTGAGCTTCGCCGAAAACCTCACCTGGGTCGCCAACGGCGGGGACGAGTGGGCGCGGGAGCGGCGGGACATCGTCGTTCACTCGGTCGAGCCGGACGAAGGGGCCTGGGCGCTCGACTGGGGGATCGAGCTGACCAACATCCGCGACACCCCGCTCGTGTTCGGCAGCCCGACCACCGCCGGCCGTGAGCTGGCCGGGTACACCGGCCTGCACTGGCGGGGGCCCCGGGACTTCGGCGGTGGCCGGGTCCTCGGCCCCGGCGACCTCGAGGGCGAGGACCTGATGGGCGCGCAGGCGCCGTGGCTCGCGTTCGTCGGCGAGCACGACGGCGTCGACGCGCATTCGACGCTGGTTTTCGCCCATGCACCCGAGAACGACAAGGCGATCCACGAGTCGCACTGGTTCGTCCGTGCCCAGGAGGCGCCGATGGTCGCCTTCTCGTGGGCGTTTTTTGACGAATTCGAACTGCCGCCGGGCGAAAGCTTCGCCTACCGGTACCGGATCGTCGTCGCCGACGGGGCCTGGGACCGCGACCGGGTGACCCGCTACCTCGACGGGCACGGGTGGTCATGA
- a CDS encoding cupin domain-containing protein: MNDFPLPGGIGVSHLRAYDWAAEDGVCGGSPHLHLACTEAYVVTGGRGAVQTLSVGGYAETPLSAGVIAWFAPGTVHRMVQDDGLRVTVLMQNSGLPEAGDAVFTFPPDVLADAAAYAEAAALPKTDDAARQRRDLAVRGYLPLREALRDGDPEPLRAFHRAAVALVAPKVAEWVPRWQAGALRAAELTGAHLKALADGDGSHLDRSGLRVATPSNPDGYGMCGRRTEYDIPLDQEGLER; encoded by the coding sequence ATGAACGATTTTCCGCTACCGGGTGGCATCGGCGTCTCGCACCTGCGCGCCTACGACTGGGCCGCCGAGGACGGCGTCTGCGGCGGCAGCCCGCACCTCCACCTCGCCTGCACCGAGGCCTACGTCGTCACCGGGGGCCGGGGTGCCGTCCAGACCCTGAGCGTCGGCGGCTACGCGGAGACGCCCCTGTCGGCCGGGGTCATCGCGTGGTTCGCGCCCGGCACCGTGCACCGGATGGTGCAGGACGACGGCCTGCGCGTCACGGTCCTGATGCAGAACAGCGGGCTGCCGGAGGCCGGGGACGCCGTGTTCACCTTTCCGCCGGATGTGCTCGCCGACGCGGCCGCTTACGCCGAGGCCGCGGCGTTGCCGAAAACCGACGACGCCGCGCGGCAACGCCGTGACCTGGCCGTTCGCGGGTACCTGCCGCTGCGGGAAGCCCTGCGGGACGGCGATCCGGAACCGCTGCGGGCGTTCCACCGGGCGGCCGTCGCGCTCGTCGCGCCGAAGGTCGCAGAGTGGGTACCGCGCTGGCAGGCCGGGGCGTTGCGGGCCGCCGAACTGACCGGCGCGCACCTCAAGGCGCTCGCCGACGGCGACGGGAGCCACCTCGACCGGTCCGGCCTGCGGGTCGCGACGCCGTCGAACCCGGACGGCTACGGCATGTGCGGCCGCCGGACCGAATACGACATCCCGCTCGACCAGGAAGGCTTGGAAAGATGA
- a CDS encoding Gfo/Idh/MocA family oxidoreductase: MNQSSIGVLLNGVTGRMGYRQHLLRSVLAIREQGGVTLPDGSRVQLEPILAGRNAAKLKDLADRHGLTAWTTDPGSALQDVEIYFDAQLTSAREPSVREAIAAGKHIYAEKPLAETLPAALELAGLARDAGICHGVVHDKLFLPGLLKLRRLIDGGFFGRILSVRGEFGYWVFEGDWQEAQRPSWNYRAEDGGGIVLDMFCHWNYVLENLFGRVSAVTAKAVTHIPRRWDEQGEAYAATADDAAYGIFELESGVIAQINSSWSTRVFRDELVEFQVDGTEGSAVAGLRRCRVQHRSATPKPVWNPDLPATEPFRDQWQEVPDNAEFDNGFKAQWEEFVRDVVAGRQHRYDFFSAARGLQVAEAGLTSSAEGRRVELKPLS; this comes from the coding sequence ATGAACCAGTCCAGCATCGGAGTGCTGCTCAACGGGGTGACGGGCCGGATGGGCTACCGGCAGCACCTGCTCCGGTCGGTCCTGGCGATCCGCGAACAGGGTGGCGTCACCCTCCCGGACGGCAGCCGCGTGCAGCTCGAGCCGATCCTCGCCGGGCGCAACGCCGCGAAGCTCAAGGACCTCGCCGACCGTCACGGCCTGACGGCGTGGACCACCGATCCCGGCTCCGCGCTGCAGGACGTCGAGATCTACTTCGACGCGCAGTTGACGTCGGCGCGTGAGCCGTCGGTGCGGGAGGCCATCGCCGCGGGCAAGCACATCTACGCCGAAAAGCCCCTCGCCGAGACACTGCCGGCGGCGCTGGAGCTGGCCGGGCTCGCGCGGGACGCCGGGATCTGCCACGGCGTCGTGCACGACAAGCTGTTCCTGCCCGGGCTGCTCAAGCTGCGGCGGCTGATCGACGGCGGGTTCTTCGGGCGGATCCTGTCGGTGCGCGGCGAGTTCGGCTACTGGGTGTTCGAGGGCGACTGGCAGGAGGCGCAGCGCCCGAGCTGGAACTACCGCGCCGAGGACGGCGGCGGGATCGTGCTCGACATGTTCTGCCACTGGAACTACGTGCTCGAGAACCTGTTCGGCCGCGTCTCGGCGGTGACGGCGAAGGCGGTGACGCACATCCCGCGCCGCTGGGACGAGCAGGGAGAGGCGTACGCGGCGACCGCGGACGACGCCGCGTACGGCATCTTCGAGCTGGAGTCGGGGGTCATCGCGCAGATCAACTCGTCGTGGTCGACGCGGGTCTTCCGCGACGAGCTCGTCGAGTTCCAGGTCGACGGCACCGAGGGCAGCGCGGTCGCCGGGCTGCGGCGCTGCCGCGTCCAGCACCGCTCGGCGACGCCGAAGCCCGTCTGGAACCCGGACCTGCCGGCGACCGAGCCCTTCCGCGACCAGTGGCAGGAGGTGCCGGACAACGCCGAGTTCGACAACGGCTTCAAGGCGCAGTGGGAGGAGTTCGTGCGGGACGTGGTCGCCGGACGGCAACACCGGTACGACTTCTTCTCGGCCGCCCGCGGCCTGCAGGTGGCGGAGGCCGGGCTGACGTCGTCGGCCGAAGGGCGGCGGGTGGAGCTGAAGCCGCTGAGCTGA
- a CDS encoding PQQ-dependent sugar dehydrogenase codes for MRTRYRSALLAILACGVLLPAGCARFDDTAAGQTFSPAPVPSPESPPEVQGPGADSGSDPKQARPGQSAAPVPPPQGCKDFDPSVIATCLDTVAAVAGLPGDGSTPSALAGERKSGRVVLATSGKDATDFAKLDVQAAGDGGLTGLALSPSYVEDQLVFAYVTTATDNRVVRFAKGQSPKPVLTGIPKGASGNRGTIGTDNRGALLVATGDAGNPAAAADPNSLAGKLLRIDTSGKAAAGNPNGSLVVAAGLHAPGGVCASADGGRVWVTDRLADKDALYRIQAGQPLATPAWTWPDKPGVAGCADFVDANGSLSVGTALAGNLQNLPVSPDGAISGKPTVSLDGKTGKPPLTYGRLAGMSMINPQLAVAGTVNKDGGTPVSSDDRVVLITPATSGGGNGKD; via the coding sequence ATGCGCACCCGCTACCGTTCGGCCCTGCTGGCGATCTTGGCCTGCGGCGTCCTGCTGCCCGCCGGGTGCGCGCGGTTCGACGACACCGCGGCGGGCCAGACGTTCAGCCCGGCACCGGTGCCGAGCCCCGAGTCGCCGCCCGAGGTCCAGGGTCCCGGCGCGGACTCCGGGAGCGACCCCAAGCAGGCGCGGCCCGGCCAGTCGGCCGCGCCGGTGCCGCCGCCGCAGGGCTGCAAGGACTTCGACCCGTCGGTGATCGCGACCTGCCTGGACACCGTCGCCGCGGTCGCCGGCCTGCCGGGTGACGGCTCCACGCCCAGCGCGCTGGCCGGCGAGCGCAAAAGCGGCCGCGTCGTGCTGGCGACGAGCGGCAAGGACGCGACGGACTTCGCGAAGCTCGACGTCCAGGCGGCCGGCGACGGCGGCCTGACCGGGCTCGCGCTGTCACCGTCGTACGTCGAGGACCAGCTGGTGTTCGCCTACGTCACGACCGCGACCGACAACCGCGTCGTGCGGTTCGCCAAGGGCCAGTCGCCGAAGCCGGTGCTCACCGGCATCCCGAAGGGCGCGTCCGGCAACCGCGGCACGATCGGCACCGACAACCGGGGCGCACTCCTGGTCGCGACCGGCGACGCGGGCAACCCGGCCGCCGCGGCCGACCCGAACTCCCTCGCCGGGAAGCTGCTGCGCATCGACACCTCCGGCAAGGCCGCGGCGGGCAACCCGAACGGCTCGCTCGTGGTGGCGGCCGGCCTGCACGCGCCGGGCGGGGTGTGCGCGTCGGCCGACGGCGGCCGCGTCTGGGTCACCGACCGCCTCGCCGACAAGGACGCCCTCTACCGGATCCAGGCGGGCCAGCCGCTGGCGACGCCGGCGTGGACGTGGCCGGACAAACCGGGTGTCGCGGGCTGCGCCGACTTCGTCGACGCCAACGGCTCGCTCTCGGTCGGCACCGCACTGGCCGGCAACCTGCAGAACCTGCCGGTCAGTCCGGACGGCGCGATCAGCGGCAAGCCGACGGTCAGCCTCGACGGGAAGACCGGCAAGCCACCGCTGACGTACGGGCGGCTCGCCGGCATGAGCATGATCAACCCGCAGCTGGCGGTGGCGGGCACGGTCAACAAGGACGGCGGCACCCCGGTCTCCAGCGACGACCGCGTCGTGCTGATCACCCCGGCCACGTCCGGCGGCGGCAACGGCAAGGACTGA
- a CDS encoding 2-hydroxyacid dehydrogenase: MTLTVLVPDDEGMTVLAEVPRVLPVRYQWGEPVPPEAGKAEVLIPGKHPPGEQLWRTLPNLKLIQLLSAGAEDWVGKVPDGVLLSTCRGAHGGSTAEWVVAALLSIYRKLDVFAAAQREGRWERQTADTLQGKRVLVVGAGDLGRHLRRRLEPFDARCTMVGMTAREGVHGVRELPGLLELHDVVVLMVPLTSRTRGMVDAEFLARMRDGAVLVNVSRGAVVATDALVAELTTGRLRAALDVTDPEPPPAGHPLWTAPGLLLTPHVGGAVRGVRGRSYAVAAAEIARYAGGELPDNLVHGEY, encoded by the coding sequence ATGACGCTGACCGTGCTGGTGCCCGACGACGAGGGCATGACCGTGCTCGCCGAGGTCCCGCGGGTCCTGCCCGTGCGCTACCAGTGGGGCGAACCGGTGCCGCCCGAGGCCGGGAAGGCCGAGGTGCTCATCCCCGGCAAGCACCCGCCGGGGGAGCAGCTGTGGCGCACGCTGCCGAACCTGAAGCTGATCCAGCTGCTGTCCGCCGGCGCCGAGGACTGGGTCGGCAAGGTGCCCGACGGCGTCCTGCTCTCCACCTGCCGCGGCGCGCACGGCGGGAGCACGGCCGAGTGGGTCGTCGCGGCGCTGCTGTCGATCTACCGGAAGCTGGACGTCTTCGCCGCGGCGCAGCGCGAAGGCCGGTGGGAGCGGCAGACGGCGGACACGCTGCAGGGCAAGCGCGTGCTCGTCGTCGGCGCCGGCGACCTCGGACGTCACCTGCGACGCCGGCTCGAGCCGTTCGACGCGCGCTGCACGATGGTCGGGATGACCGCGCGGGAGGGCGTGCACGGTGTGCGCGAGCTGCCCGGGCTGCTCGAGCTGCACGACGTCGTGGTGCTGATGGTGCCGCTGACCTCCCGCACACGCGGGATGGTCGACGCGGAGTTCCTGGCCCGGATGCGCGACGGCGCGGTGCTGGTCAACGTCTCGCGCGGCGCCGTCGTGGCCACCGACGCCCTGGTCGCCGAACTGACCACGGGCCGGCTGCGGGCCGCCCTCGACGTCACCGATCCCGAGCCGCCGCCCGCCGGGCACCCGCTGTGGACGGCGCCGGGACTGCTGCTGACGCCGCACGTCGGCGGGGCCGTGCGCGGGGTTCGTGGCCGGTCGTACGCCGTCGCCGCGGCCGAGATCGCCCGGTACGCCGGCGGCGAGCTGCCGGACAACCTGGTGCACGGCGAATACTGA
- a CDS encoding DoxX family membrane protein, whose product MSSGDDVSQQPTSLLSGVEDDRPDDTPRQGGLGLGLLILRLALGVTMGAHGLQHLFGLFGGPGIGGFARVLETYGYHKQTTLLSWITGITEVGGGVLVIVGLFTPLAAAGLLGVAANAVYAKFHGGFFEGSGQGFEFELLLAASALSLLFTGSGPISLERNTPWRKRPLPLGLVSLLLAAAAAVVVIVLTR is encoded by the coding sequence GTGAGCAGTGGAGACGACGTTTCGCAGCAGCCCACCAGCCTCCTGTCGGGCGTCGAGGACGATCGGCCGGACGACACCCCGCGCCAGGGCGGGCTCGGGCTCGGCCTGCTGATCCTGCGGCTGGCGCTCGGCGTGACCATGGGGGCGCACGGCCTGCAGCACCTGTTCGGCCTGTTCGGCGGGCCGGGCATCGGCGGGTTCGCGCGGGTGCTGGAGACGTACGGCTACCACAAGCAGACGACGCTGCTGTCGTGGATCACGGGCATCACCGAAGTCGGTGGTGGCGTGCTGGTGATCGTCGGGCTGTTCACACCGCTGGCCGCGGCCGGCTTGCTCGGGGTGGCGGCCAATGCGGTGTACGCGAAGTTCCACGGCGGGTTCTTCGAGGGTTCGGGGCAGGGGTTCGAGTTCGAGCTGCTGCTGGCGGCTTCGGCGCTGAGCCTGCTGTTCACCGGCTCCGGGCCGATTTCGCTGGAGCGGAACACGCCTTGGCGGAAGCGGCCGTTGCCGTTGGGGTTGGTTTCGCTGCTGCTGGCAGCCGCCGCGGCTGTCGTGGTCATTGTTCTGACGCGGTAG
- the ilvD gene encoding dihydroxy-acid dehydratase produces MPPLRSRTTTHGRNAAGARSLWRATGMTDSDFGKPIVAIANSYTQFVPGHVHLKDLGEIVAGAVKEAGGVAREFHTIAVDDGIAMGHSGMLYSLPSREIIADSVEYMVNAHQADALVCISNCDKITPGMLNAAMRLNIPVVFVSGGPMEAGKAVVVGGVAQAPTDLITAIAASASTEVDDEGLDVVERSACPTCGSCSGMFTANSMNCLTEALGLSLPGNGSTLATHAARRALFEEAGRTVVELCRRWYEEDDASVLPRSIASKAAFENAMALDMAMGGSTNTVLHILAAAQEGEVDFTIADIDAIGRRVPCLSKVAPNSDYHMEDVHRAGGIPAILGELYRGGLLNTDVWSVHSRDLESWLGSWDIRATSPSSTAVELFHAAPGGVRTTQAFSTSNRWSSLDTDAAGGCIRDVEHAYTKDGGLAILRGNLAENGAVIKAAGIDEDLWHFEGPARVLESQEEAVSAILKKEIQPGEVLVIRYEGPAGGPGMQEMLHPTAFLKGSGLGKKCALITDGRFSGGSSGISVGHISPEAAAGGLIGLVENGDRILLDIHERRLELLVDESVLAERRAKMEASERPWQPKDRQRPVTAALRAYARMATSADTGAVRDVNK; encoded by the coding sequence GTGCCGCCTCTTCGTTCCCGGACCACCACCCACGGCCGCAACGCGGCGGGCGCGCGCTCGCTCTGGCGTGCCACCGGCATGACCGACAGCGACTTCGGCAAGCCGATCGTGGCGATCGCCAACTCCTACACCCAGTTCGTGCCCGGCCACGTGCACCTGAAGGACCTCGGCGAGATCGTCGCGGGCGCGGTCAAGGAAGCGGGCGGCGTCGCGCGCGAGTTCCACACGATCGCCGTCGACGACGGCATCGCCATGGGCCACTCCGGGATGCTCTACTCGCTGCCCTCGCGCGAGATCATCGCCGACTCGGTGGAGTACATGGTCAACGCGCACCAGGCCGACGCGCTGGTGTGCATCTCCAACTGCGACAAGATCACCCCGGGCATGCTCAACGCCGCGATGCGCCTGAACATCCCGGTCGTCTTCGTCTCCGGCGGCCCGATGGAGGCCGGCAAGGCCGTCGTCGTGGGCGGCGTCGCGCAGGCCCCGACCGACCTGATCACCGCGATCGCGGCGTCGGCGAGCACCGAGGTCGACGACGAAGGACTCGACGTCGTCGAGCGCTCGGCCTGCCCGACGTGTGGGTCGTGCTCCGGCATGTTCACCGCGAACTCGATGAACTGCCTCACCGAGGCGCTGGGGCTTTCGCTGCCGGGCAACGGCTCGACGCTGGCGACGCACGCCGCGCGCCGCGCGCTGTTCGAGGAGGCCGGCCGTACGGTCGTCGAGCTGTGCCGCCGCTGGTACGAGGAGGACGACGCGTCGGTCCTGCCGCGCTCGATCGCGTCGAAGGCGGCGTTCGAGAACGCCATGGCACTGGACATGGCCATGGGCGGTTCGACGAACACGGTGCTGCACATCCTCGCGGCCGCCCAGGAGGGCGAGGTCGACTTCACGATCGCCGACATCGACGCGATCGGCCGCCGCGTGCCGTGCCTGTCGAAGGTGGCGCCGAACTCCGACTACCACATGGAAGACGTCCACCGGGCGGGCGGAATCCCGGCGATCCTCGGCGAGCTGTACCGCGGCGGCCTGCTCAACACCGACGTGTGGTCGGTCCACTCACGTGACCTCGAGTCGTGGCTCGGTTCCTGGGACATCCGGGCGACTTCGCCGTCTTCCACGGCGGTCGAGCTCTTCCACGCGGCCCCGGGCGGGGTCCGCACGACGCAGGCGTTCTCGACTTCGAACCGCTGGTCGTCGCTGGACACGGACGCGGCGGGCGGCTGCATCCGCGACGTCGAGCACGCGTACACGAAGGACGGCGGCCTGGCGATCCTGCGCGGCAACCTCGCGGAGAACGGCGCGGTGATCAAGGCGGCGGGCATCGACGAGGACCTGTGGCACTTCGAGGGCCCGGCGCGGGTGCTGGAGAGCCAGGAGGAAGCGGTGTCGGCGATCTTGAAGAAGGAGATCCAGCCGGGCGAGGTCCTGGTGATCCGCTACGAGGGCCCGGCGGGCGGCCCGGGCATGCAGGAGATGCTGCACCCGACGGCGTTCCTCAAGGGCTCGGGCCTGGGCAAGAAGTGCGCCCTGATCACGGACGGCCGGTTTTCCGGCGGCTCATCGGGCATTTCGGTGGGCCACATCTCCCCGGAGGCGGCGGCGGGCGGCCTGATCGGCCTGGTGGAGAACGGCGACCGCATCCTGCTGGACATCCACGAGCGCCGCCTCGAGCTGCTGGTGGACGAGTCGGTGCTGGCGGAGAGGCGAGCGAAGATGGAGGCGTCCGAGAGGCCGTGGCAGCCGAAGGACCGCCAGCGCCCGGTGACGGCGGCTTTGCGCGCGTACGCCCGAATGGCGACGTCGGCGGACACGGGCGCGGTCCGCGACGTGAACAAGTAG
- a CDS encoding PH domain-containing protein, with protein MLDAFAAHVTSSRPGFGPGARAVHHFRVAEKQQDEGRKAVFRVPRTSFMAIALLTICVTPIALGEIPYLQWLYIFPIALAVFVVRHRTIATRSGLAVRTMFGHRDIPWSALKGLAITKKSRVQAVLKDDTKVPLPTVRTRHLPVLSLVSDGLVADPSGVLAAEDIKPGTSETPAGE; from the coding sequence ATGCTGGACGCCTTCGCGGCGCACGTCACGTCGTCCCGACCCGGGTTCGGGCCGGGCGCACGCGCGGTGCACCATTTCCGCGTGGCCGAAAAACAGCAGGACGAAGGCCGGAAGGCCGTCTTCCGCGTCCCCCGCACGTCCTTCATGGCGATCGCCCTCCTGACGATCTGCGTGACACCGATCGCGCTCGGGGAGATCCCGTACCTGCAGTGGCTCTACATCTTCCCGATCGCGCTGGCGGTGTTCGTGGTCCGCCACCGCACGATCGCGACGCGCTCGGGGCTGGCGGTCCGCACGATGTTCGGCCACCGCGACATCCCGTGGTCGGCGCTGAAGGGGCTCGCGATCACCAAGAAGTCGCGGGTGCAGGCGGTGCTGAAGGACGACACGAAGGTGCCGCTGCCGACCGTGCGGACCCGGCACCTGCCGGTGCTGTCGCTGGTGAGCGACGGGCTGGTCGCCGACCCGAGCGGGGTGCTCGCGGCCGAGGACATCAAGCCCGGGACGTCGGAGACCCCGGCCGGCGAGTAA